A window of Candidatus Nitrospira allomarina genomic DNA:
TCCCAATCCTGTTTGCTCGTGAATTCGCCTGGCCAACTCTTCCGGGCTGACCCCGCTCACCGGACTGGCAAGGACATACGACAATTTCCTCCGCTCTTCGGGTGTCACACTCAAGGCTCGTTCGTAGGTGGTGTAGACAAAGGGAAAATTTTGAAAACTTTTTTGTGTCTGCACGATCGCCACGACCCTGACACGGTGATCATTGATTTCAAACGTGGTGCCGAGATGAATGTTTTTGGGCCCACCTAACCGCTCCACCCCTAATTGATCGATCGCGACCGCGTCAGGAGACCGCAGCTCTTCAATGTTGCCTTCCAACACCCGACCGGGTCGACCGATTAACGTACTGGATTCGATCCCGACTAACGCAATTTGCTCATAGTTCCCATCCCGCAATCTCGCCCGCTGGACGCCCTTATAAAGGGGAACCGCCCACTCGACACCGGAAACACTTCGAACCACGTTCACCGTTGTATCGGCCAGGGGTTTAATTTCTTCGACTTGATTGATATTGGAATCGGTGACCCACACCGGGGCATTCACATTGGTGATGCCCGATTGCGACCAGGTCATCAACCCCCAGAAAATGGATCCCTGCTGAACGATGAGCATCGTGGAAAACGTGAGCCCCGCCAGCAACATGAGATACTTGGGGCGATCGCCAAACAACATTTTCAGGGCAACGTAATTCAT
This region includes:
- a CDS encoding ABC transporter permease — its product is MNYVALKMLFGDRPKYLMLLAGLTFSTMLIVQQGSIFWGLMTWSQSGITNVNAPVWVTDSNINQVEEIKPLADTTVNVVRSVSGVEWAVPLYKGVQRARLRDGNYEQIALVGIESSTLIGRPGRVLEGNIEELRSPDAVAIDQLGVERLGGPKNIHLGTTFEINDHRVRVVAIVQTQKSFQNFPFVYTTYERALSVTPEERRKLSYVLASPVSGVSPEELARRIHEQTGLGAFTEDQFGWKTIRWILQNTGIGVNFGTTVLLGFIVGMAISGQTFYLFTVENLPQFGALKAIGASTGMLARMILLQSFTVGSIGYGVGVGLATLFGLTAAGGDRLPFKETWPLLVGVAVALLLICSVSSVISIRKLAKLEPAIVFRG